One segment of Leguminivora glycinivorella isolate SPB_JAAS2020 chromosome 12, LegGlyc_1.1, whole genome shotgun sequence DNA contains the following:
- the LOC125232234 gene encoding 60S ribosomal protein L18, translating to MGIDINHKHDRKVRRTEVKSQDVYLRLLVKLYRYLARRTDAKFNQIILRRLFMSRINRPPISLSRLARHMKKPTREGLIAVVVGSITNDVRLYKVPKLTVAALHVTEKARARILAAGGEILTFDQLALRAPTGRKTVLIQGRRNAREAVRHFGPAPGAPRSHTKPYVRSAGHERSRPSRRSNV from the exons ggTATCGACATCAACCACAAACATGACAGGAAGGTGCGACGCACCGAAGTTAAATCTCAGGATGTATACCTGAGGCTGTTGGTCAAA CTGTACCGCTACTTGGCAAGACGTACCGACGCCAAGTTCAACCAGATTATCCTACGGCGTCTATTCATGAGCCGTATCAACAGGCCCCCGATCTCCCTGTCGCGCCTGGCACGTCACATGAAGAAGCCCACTCGCGAGGGCCTGATCGCCGTCGTGGTCGGTTCCATCACCAACGACGTGAGGCTGTACAAAGTGCCCAAGCTCACGGTGGCCGCTCTCCACGTCACGGAGAAGGCTCGTGCCCGCATCTTGGCTGCTGGAG GAGAAATCCTAACCTTCGACCAACTGGCGCTGCGCGCGCCCACCGGGCGCAAGACGGTGCTGATCCAGGGCCGCCGCAACGCGCGCGAGGCCGTGCGCCACTTCGGGCCCGCGCCCGGCGCGCCGCGCTCGCACACCAAGCCCTACGTGCGCTCCGCCGGCCACGAGCGCTCCCGGCCCAGCCGCCGCTCCAATGTTTAA